The following nucleotide sequence is from Salinigranum halophilum.
AGGAACAGATTGACGACGCCGCGGCCTTCCTTGACGTGCCCGGAGATGTGGTGACACGGCTCAAATCGCCCGAGCGCGTCCTCGAGGTCACACTCACCGTCGAGATGGACGACGGACGCCTCGAAGGTTTCCAGGCCTTCCGCTCGCAGTTCAACGGCGACCGCGGCCCGTACAAAGGCGGCATCCGCTATCACCCGAACGTCTCCCGCGACGAGGTGAAGGCGCTCTCGGGGTGGATGGTGTACAAGTGCGCCGTCGTCGACATCCCTTACGGAGGCGGCAAGGGCGGGATTGTCATCGACCCCCGCGAGTACTCCGAGTCCGAACTGGAACGGGTGACGAGGGCGTTCGCCAAGGAGCTTCGCCCGTTCATCGGACCGGACCGAGACATCCCTGCACCCGACGTCAACACCGGACAGCGGGAGATGAACTGGATCAAAGACACCTACGAGAAGCTCGAGAACACCACGGCACCGGGTGTCATCACGGGCAAGTCGCTCGACAACGGCGGGAGCGAGGGTCGTGTCGAGGCGACCGGCCGGTCGGTGATGCTCGCCGCGCGCGAGGCGTTCGCCTACCTCGATAGGGACCTCTCGGGTGCGACCGTCGCGGTCCAGGGGTACGGGAACGCTGGCTCCGTCGCCGCGAAACTCCTCGAAGACCAGGGCGCGAGCGTCGTCGCCGTCTCGGACTCCTCGGGTGCCGTGTTCCATCCGGAGGGGTTGGACGCCCGCGCGGTCAAGGAGTTCAAGCGTGAGACGGGTGCTGTCACCGGCTACGCGGACGCGGAGGAGGAGCTCTCGAACGAGGAACTGCTCACGATGGACGTCGACCTCCTCGTCCCCGCGGCGCTCGAGAACGCCATCGACGCCGAGATCGCCTCACACCTCGAGGCCGACGTCGTCGTCGAGGCCGCGAACGGCCCGATCACGCCCGAGGCGGACGACATCTTGGCCAGCAAGGACGTGATGGTGGTCCCGGACATCCTCGCAAACGCCGGCGGCGTCACCGTGAGCTACTTCGAGTGGGTCCAGAACCGACAGCGGTTCGCCTGGACCGAAGCGCGCGTCAACGACGAACTCGAACGGGTCATCGTCGACGCCTTCGACCGCCTCGTCGACGCCTTCGAGGAGAAGGAGCTTCCGAACTTCCGGACGGCCGCCTACGTGGTCGCGATCCAGCGGGTCGCCGACGCGTTCGGCGGTGCCGGAAGTTGGCCGTAACTCGACGAGACCAACCGGCCGCGCCCCTCCGAACCGCCGTCCCGTCTCTGCCCTGTTGTCCGCCGGGGGTCGGTACTGACGCCGACCCCCTCTGGCTGGTGTCGCACTCACCGACGCACCCGTCGAAGCGGTGATGCGGTCGACGTCGTCGGTCGGACTCAGTCCGGCGTCCCGCCGTACCCGAACTCACCGTAGTTCTGGTCGCCGTACTCGTCGTCTGCCGATGGGGTCGGGGTGGGAGTCGGAGTGGCTGTGGGCGTCGCCGTCGGTGTGGGGGTGGGTGTCGCCGTCGGTTCTGGGGTCGGTGTGGGGGTGGGTGTCGCCGTCGGTTCTGGGGTCGGTGTGGGGGTGGGCGTCGCCGTCGGTTCTGGGGTCGGTGTGGGGGTGGGTGTCGCCGTCGGTGTCGGGGTTGGCGTCGTCGTGGCCGAGAACTCGACCCAGTTGAGATTGAAACTGCCACCCGTGGTCTCTATCCGGAGGACCTGTTCCCCTTCGGCGGCGATTTCGACGCCGGACAGCGTGATCGTCGTCCAGTTGTACCAGTCGCCGGTGTTCGGGACGTCCAGTGACCCGAGCGTCTCGCCAGCGAGTGTCACTCCGACCCGGCGGGCGTCCTCTGGCGTGGCGATACGGAACCGGACGTCGTACGTACCGGGGCTGACGTCGACCGTGTATTCGAGCCACTCACCGTCGCGGACCCACCCGATGCTGTATCCCTCGTCGTCGTCCTTGGACTGTTCGATGTCGACGGCTTCGGCACGGTACTCACCGCCGAGGTTGTCGACGGTCGTGTCGCTGTAAGCGACGCCCTCACCGCCCTCGTCGAAGTTCTCCGCCTCGATTCGACCGGGGATGGAACGCACGGTCCCGTAGTAGGGGCGCTGTTCAGTCGGCTCGGGCGTGGGTGTGGGCGTCGCCGTCGGTTCCGGGGTCGGTGTCGCTGTCGGCGTTGGCGTTGGTGTGGGCGTCGCCGTCGGTTCCGGAGTTGGTGTCGCTGTCGGCGTGGGCGTCGCCGTCGGTTCCGGGGTCGGTGTGGGAGTTGCCGCATCGGCTCCCTGCACGGTCAGCTCGTACCACCCGATGTCTTTGTTACTGTAGACGCGCACGTAGTACGGCCCCGTCGTCGGAACGGGGTCGAGTTCGATGTTCACCGACTGGCCGTTCCTGATCTTCGCCGAACCGATCCGGTTCCCGTCGGTGTCGTACAGTTCGAACCGGGAGTTCCCCTTGTTCGAAGACGCCTCCAGCGTCAGCCGGAGTGCATCTCCCTCGTCGAGTTCGACCGCGTACCAGTCGTCGTCTCGACGGGTGAGCGTCCCCCAGACGGTCGTTCCGAGGCTGACGACGTCGGCGTTGGCCTCGGTGTCGTTCGGCTCCGACTCCTCTTGCACTTGGGTCGCTGCTGCCACCGACCCGAGGAGGACACCGGGGACGGGGAGCTGCTGACGGGTTAGCTGCGACCCCCCGTACCCGAAACTCACCGAACCCGCGCTCGGGTCGGGAAGTGTCGACGTCGAAGATTCGGTCGTACATCCGGCGAACGAGCCGAGAACCGCCGTCGTTCCGGCCGCTTTCAGGAACGTCCGACGATTCAACCGCCGGCTATGACGGTCTGACTCGGCGTCTGTTCGTGACTGTTCGCGTGCCATTATCTGGATATCCGGAAGGTCAGATAAAAGCTAGCCGCCCAAAATTTCGATATTGATATCGATATACTGTAATCTGAATTCTACTACAACTCACTTTGGAGGATTCTGACGCTATTCTGTGAATACTTATTTTGATTTTATTAAAGTAGAGATTAGAAGTGGCCGCCAGCTCGTGCCACGCTGTCGACGCCCTCCGAGGGATTCAAGCATCTGCCCCGTTCGGGATACACTGATGCGCCACGACCACCTCATCTCCGCCGCGCAGTTGTCCCGGGACGACATCGAGGCGGTGTTGGACCGCGCCGCCGAGATCGATGCCGACCCGGCGGCCGTCCGCGAACGCCACGCCGGAACGGTGCTCGCACTCTGTTTCTTCGAGCCGAGCACGCGGACGAAGATGAGCTTCGACACGGCCATGAAGCGGCTCGGCGGGGAGACCATCGACATGGGTTCCGTCGAGTCCTCGTCGGTCAAGAAGGGCGAGACGCTCGCAGACACCGCCCGCGTCATCGAGGGCTACGCCGACGCCATCGTCCTCCGGCACCCCTCGGAGGGCTCGGCGAAGATGGCGTCGGAGTTCGTCGACGTCCCACTCGTCAACGCGGGCGACGGCGCGGGCCAGCACCCGTCGCAGACGCTTCTGGACCTCTACACCATCCGCGAGAACGCCGGCCTCGACGACATCACCGTCGGTATCATGGGTGACCTCAAGTACGGGCGGACGGTCCACTCGCTCTCGATGGCACTGACGAACTTCGACGTGCGCCAGCACTTCGTCTCGCCCGAGTCCCTGCGCCTCCCCCGGAGCGTCCGATACGACCTCCACGAGGCCGGGGCACAGGTCCGCGAGCACGAGGAACTCGCCGGCATCCTCCCCGAACTCGACGTTCTCTACGTCACCCGTATCCAGCGCGAGCGGTTCCCCGACGAGCGCGAATACCGTGAAGTCGCTGGCGAGTACCAGATCGACCCCGACATCTTGGCGGAGGCGAAGGAGTCGCTGACGGTGATGCACCCCCTGCCGAGAGTCGACGAGATCGACCCCGCCGTCGACGAGACCCCACACGCACAGTACTTCGAACAGGCACACAACGGCGTCCCCGTCCGGATGGCGCTGCTCGACACGCTCCTCAGCCAGGGAGGTCGCGACCGATGAGCGAACACGAACTCCGCGTCTCGAAGATCCGCAACGGCACCGTCATCGACCACGTCGCCGCCGGACAGGCGCTGAACGTGCTCACCATCCTCGGTATCGACGGCACCAGCGGTGAGTCGGTCTCCGTGGGCATGAACGTTCCATCGGGGCGGCTCGGCCGCAAGGACATCGTGAAGGTCGAAGACCGCGAACTCAGCCCCTCGGAGGTCGACGTCCTCTCACTCATCGCGCCCGAGGCGACCATCAACATCGTCCGCGACTACGAGGTGGTCGAGAAGAACCGCGTCGAGCGCCCCGAGCGGGTCGTCGGCGTCCTCTCGTGTCCGAACCACAACTGCATCACGAACGGGAACGAACCCGTCGCCTCGAAGTTCACCGTCGTCTCCGACGGGCTCCGGTGTGAATACTGCGGGACGTTCATCCACGAGTCGTTCGCCGAGCACATCGACGGCTCCTGAACGGTGCGGTCTGTCACCGTCCACGGCTCGCGGTGGTCCGCGTCGACGACAGTCACGGCTGAACGAACGCCACGCCCGCCGCTGCCATCGCCGAAACCACTTTGTAACCCCTGCATCAACGTACATACATGTCCGGAAAAGCAAAGCTGGTCCTCGTGGTGGCACTCGTCGCAGCCGTCTACCTGATGGTCTCCTCGGGCGGTGAGGCCGTCGAAGTGTCCGAGGAGTGACGCCACCTCCAGTCGCACAGCGCGAACGAAAACCGTTACCCGCCGCGGCCCCTTCTTCGACCCATGTACGGCGTCGTCACGCGGAACGCGGAGGAGGTCGAGTGGAGCGATTTCGACCGCGGCTTCTACGAGGTCAAGGACGTCACGGGCCGAGCGGCCGCGCCGCTCCCGAACGCGGTGAACATGGTCTCTTGTTTCGGCGACAACGCCGCCGCCGACGAGAACCCGGACCTCGTCCCCGTCGACGACGAGGGCAACCTCGCAACACGGGACATGACCTACTTCGACTGGGCGTACGTCTGCCCGACGAACGAGCGCTACCGAGAGGGGTTGCTCGAGATCGTCGACGACTGCGTCGCCGAGAACGACGACGTCCGACTCGACGACGTCGGCTTCCCCCGCGCGGAGTTCTGTCACTGCGAGCGGTGTGAGCGACTCTTCGCCGAGTGGACGGAGCGACGCGACGCCGAACGGTCGAGCGGGCCGGGCCCGCGAGACAGCGACCGCGACGACTGGTTCGACTGGCGCGCCGCGGTCATCACCGACTTCGTCGCCGAGGCCGCGTCGCGGATTCCGGG
It contains:
- the pyrB gene encoding aspartate carbamoyltransferase, giving the protein MRHDHLISAAQLSRDDIEAVLDRAAEIDADPAAVRERHAGTVLALCFFEPSTRTKMSFDTAMKRLGGETIDMGSVESSSVKKGETLADTARVIEGYADAIVLRHPSEGSAKMASEFVDVPLVNAGDGAGQHPSQTLLDLYTIRENAGLDDITVGIMGDLKYGRTVHSLSMALTNFDVRQHFVSPESLRLPRSVRYDLHEAGAQVREHEELAGILPELDVLYVTRIQRERFPDEREYREVAGEYQIDPDILAEAKESLTVMHPLPRVDEIDPAVDETPHAQYFEQAHNGVPVRMALLDTLLSQGGRDR
- a CDS encoding carbohydrate-binding protein — its product is MAREQSRTDAESDRHSRRLNRRTFLKAAGTTAVLGSFAGCTTESSTSTLPDPSAGSVSFGYGGSQLTRQQLPVPGVLLGSVAAATQVQEESEPNDTEANADVVSLGTTVWGTLTRRDDDWYAVELDEGDALRLTLEASSNKGNSRFELYDTDGNRIGSAKIRNGQSVNIELDPVPTTGPYYVRVYSNKDIGWYELTVQGADAATPTPTPEPTATPTPTATPTPEPTATPTPTPTPTATPTPEPTATPTPTPEPTEQRPYYGTVRSIPGRIEAENFDEGGEGVAYSDTTVDNLGGEYRAEAVDIEQSKDDDEGYSIGWVRDGEWLEYTVDVSPGTYDVRFRIATPEDARRVGVTLAGETLGSLDVPNTGDWYNWTTITLSGVEIAAEGEQVLRIETTGGSFNLNWVEFSATTTPTPTPTATPTPTPTPEPTATPTPTPTPEPTATPTPTPTPEPTATPTPTPTATPTATPTPTPTPSADDEYGDQNYGEFGYGGTPD
- a CDS encoding Glu/Leu/Phe/Val family dehydrogenase, with the protein product MSDEANPFESLQEQIDDAAAFLDVPGDVVTRLKSPERVLEVTLTVEMDDGRLEGFQAFRSQFNGDRGPYKGGIRYHPNVSRDEVKALSGWMVYKCAVVDIPYGGGKGGIVIDPREYSESELERVTRAFAKELRPFIGPDRDIPAPDVNTGQREMNWIKDTYEKLENTTAPGVITGKSLDNGGSEGRVEATGRSVMLAAREAFAYLDRDLSGATVAVQGYGNAGSVAAKLLEDQGASVVAVSDSSGAVFHPEGLDARAVKEFKRETGAVTGYADAEEELSNEELLTMDVDLLVPAALENAIDAEIASHLEADVVVEAANGPITPEADDILASKDVMVVPDILANAGGVTVSYFEWVQNRQRFAWTEARVNDELERVIVDAFDRLVDAFEEKELPNFRTAAYVVAIQRVADAFGGAGSWP
- a CDS encoding alpha-amylase family protein, which produces MYGVVTRNAEEVEWSDFDRGFYEVKDVTGRAAAPLPNAVNMVSCFGDNAAADENPDLVPVDDEGNLATRDMTYFDWAYVCPTNERYREGLLEIVDDCVAENDDVRLDDVGFPRAEFCHCERCERLFAEWTERRDAERSSGPGPRDSDRDDWFDWRAAVITDFVAEAASRIPGRTYLTLYPDPYPGHLYERAGLDLDALAEHVDEFVVPLYDTHYGTTYWLETIAKGFETRLADLPVDLSIELYAVNVDLDDLIHAMEVAEAYAKDVLFGYDASNAAAALRRMRADAEEGRTFTPDDS
- the pyrI gene encoding aspartate carbamoyltransferase regulatory subunit, with the protein product MSEHELRVSKIRNGTVIDHVAAGQALNVLTILGIDGTSGESVSVGMNVPSGRLGRKDIVKVEDRELSPSEVDVLSLIAPEATINIVRDYEVVEKNRVERPERVVGVLSCPNHNCITNGNEPVASKFTVVSDGLRCEYCGTFIHESFAEHIDGS